From the Ipomoea triloba cultivar NCNSP0323 chromosome 8, ASM357664v1 genome, the window aaaaaatccaaaatgagtctgaaaaggcttgactcttGTTCCCCTGCTATAAGGTTAGATTTctcataattaaatttttatattcattttatgcTACATTgctacattatatttatatctaacaaaaaattaatcatttaaaaaaaatattttctctgTTCCAAACAGACCCTTAGTCTTTACTAATCTTTTTACTAATGTGGGATAAAAAAGATTGTAAACATCATTTAGTCTAtgtggaattttattttattttagataatTTAGTATgaaattaaacttttagttggGAATTGTATGAAACAAACATTTTGATAcattatactaaaatataaagaaaattagttaatacttattattcaAATAAGAGAATAAAAAGATCAATAGTTTTTGAATTTATCACATGTAAAATAATTTAGATATAATTTCAATGTGTTAAATttggaattttaattttcttttttattattatacattttccTTATGTGGTGTAGTTTTTAGCTAACGACACAATCTATAGTCAATTTATTGTCCTGTGAATAGTTTAGATCAAAATGGGAAAGCCGTATAATGAGTCTAAAAGATTGATTCGGATGGACCCAAAGCGATAAAGTGACCATAATTTCTAAGCAAATACTGGAGAGCTCAAGTAATGATTGTGGGAGTGAAAAAGATGATTACCTTGCAGCAGAATCCTATAAATTAAAAGCATATTCTAAacccataaaatataaatgaatccTACGCCATATGTTTAGTATGATAGAAAAATTTATGTGACAGATTTGATCGAAAAAGTGTTAATAAGAATTGATTATatgatataaattaaatttcgtCTTTCAAggtaaaaaatgtaattttggtaaatgaaaaaaaaaaagttgggaTAAGGGGTGCAGTGCAATTAAATTTATGATGAGGGCAAACTACTATGAAATTTACAGATCATCTATCCACTAATGAACATTATTGGCAATTAAATTATAGCTTAAATTATTGTGAAGAATGGAATGTTATTTACCAACTCAACTAACTCCGttacaaaaccaaaaaaataaaaaataaaaaaaattatatattgatggTTGAAAATATATTAGTGGATAAGTCCTAGTTGATTGATAAGTTGATAATATTACTGGACtgtaaaaaaattttgtaagtTAGTTGTTTATTGTTagcaagtaaaatttaaaatgatttataATGATGAGtctattgtttaatttgttgaattatttttaaattatttttaattttagatataaaatatttaaaaagttcattttaaaaaaaattaatattgttgttgttgttattattgttgtcaTCATCATTATCTAAGTTTTAtctaatcaaaattttaatttgacattttttttatatactaaaatggGTACTTTTTGTTGatctcattttttaaataaatactaaaaaataacttttgaaaatcatttgtCTGAATGCTTAGAGAGAACCTAAGCTTATGAAGAGGGGTGAACGGTGCAATATGCATGCATGAAACATCAATTATTATACCGTAGATCAATATTTACATTATAAAGTGAATTACTGacataaaattcattttaaatatattgaattttcattttaatgtagtgaaagttatttttagatAAACATTTGTTCATCATTTAACGTGGACTACGGTATAACTTGCTTAGACAGCACGGCATGGGTATGTGGCCCCAATGCCCCATGCTAGTCCATCTAACCCTAGTATAACAAACAACTCCTCTGGCGTTGCtttaccaaaacaaaaaaattggaCTCCTAAATTGGAACATTGTATTACGCACAACGCACCAACTCTTTCGTCACCGACAAAATTTTACACTCTGGAATGCTCTTCGATCTGCTCACATGATCAAATCATTTGTATAATGTCCCCTATATTTACAAACCGTAAATAACTGACATAATTAATTTCGATTTTTAACGTTTGACAGGcaagaattgaaataaaattattcaaagttacaacttacaaggaCAATGcaattacacatttacacatGTCATGCAACCGACACCGGTATCATGCTTTTTACTATTTCAATAGGCCAAAGAATTAGGTAAATCACAGCCAGCTTCATAATTATTCAGTACCGATGTGATTATTAAAATGTgttgattaattaatgaaataagatactattattactccctctgtcccattttacctgtcatatttactattcattggtcaaaccaactcttccttctttgcttattttctttagtattttttttttatttttaaatttaattttttgtgtttaatagtacttttaatgtattttctaaatatataaattttatatattaatgctaaacttcataatataaaaaattagattaaaaattacttcagtcaagcctcgttaaacgaaccagacaaccattttgggacggaggtagtattttatatattttttgctgTCACCATTGAATATTCTTGAAAGACATTTAAAACCCatcataaaaattatattgtaaatgATCGTTATACTTAGACATCTAATAAACATCAACGTTCACTTCCTTTGCATAATATTATGACTAATAAAACATGACCAATTGTGTTAAATGAGACTCTTGATAGCTTATAGTAAATGATGTTAAGGACTAAACCCTTTCTCccaataacaatataatattacgtTACTCATGATAGACTGTCTATAGCTCAATCTTAACGCCCAATGTAATACCAATTTTATAGGTAAAACCGTAAAACTACCAatccaaaattttaattaattctatATAACACCTCCAATTAGTTgtaaatataaagttataaCTTGTAGTAAATAATcacattgtaatagagtagtTTACATAATTGATGACTATTTTTGGTAAATCAATAGTTGATAATCAATTTGAGAATTTTTTGACTTGACTAATTGATGGACCTTATATCTCGTTGGAGTGTCTCCATATTAGCTAAAGACAAGTGACTAAAATTTTAGCCATTATTAGTAAGCTAGAAATACACCCTTAATTAAACCGCGTATCATTTGCAACGTTGGACTGGGATTGGCCTTGCACAATGGTGATGAAAATAATGGGTCCTAGGATCGGACTTGGGATGCAATGTGTCTCATCAACGTAACAATCATGCATATATACCTGATTACCTGGTAATCTTCCAACCACAAATTGTAATACGTGGGCACAGGATATGTCTATTAAATGCTAAAACTAAGCACTACTAATAAGTAATGACAATGGAATTGAAGCTTGATAATGAAATCAAACACGTACTGTGTCAGAAATGACTCTTACTTTGTATTGATGTGATAAACCGGGCGCAAGTATCTTTGTGGAACCCGAGCCACAAATAATCTTTAGATTCTGTATATGTAGTTTATCATTTTTgtatctataaataaattgaagacatatCTCATGTAATTACACACATAAGCtgttaactgcaagtacaaaatatattaactgcagacatataacatgttaaccaacatATATTCTGTACatgcaattaacaatttatgtgaatgtagttatcatgttttgtgtttgtaattatcatgttatgtgcgttcaatttgtttacatgtacagaaattaTTAACTGTAGGTGCAGAATGTgttaattgtagacacataatttttgtaccgagttcataatgcaatatgaaccctgatccatggtatataAATTACAAGTCTCTAAGTGTTGTTGGTAGCAATTTGATAGCATAACAATAACTAGTAGAGAACGGTAGTTGTTTAGCGGCAGTAATAACAATAACTAGGCTGCACCTAAATTCAAAATGatatttagattatatatatatatgtggataattagcatattatgtgtttgtagttaataaattatatgcaaataaataatttgagggaacataatatgttaatcaCACGTGtgaagttaacatattatgtgtctataattagcatattatatatatatgtagttaacatattatgtattttcaaattgttttttATAGTCAcatgatttattaattgaaagcacataatatattaattgcaagcacatatttttttttattagcatCTACAATACAAGGTGAACCCTCATTCGTGGTATAACAATGGTGTTTAGGGTGTCGAGACCCTTTATTTACAGGTATAAAGAATTTTATGGTTTACATAATTTGTGTTAGGTctgaatcaattaattaaaatttaaaagccATTAATGCATCTACttcttaattaatatgttttcaCTCTCTTTATGGTGTCATTGTATTGGAACTATTTTTTAACTGATTTATGTCGCATCAGATAgctaggctatgtttggcaaacctagctgaaacagtagctgaaagttgaaaagctataagctcgaagctgaaatctgaagagctgttaagctagctgttatgcttaaaagtgtaaAATCATAGGCTTAGTTTTCCTTTCAAAAAGAAAACTAATCATCATGTAAAATTATAAGCccaaaaatcatgcaccttaggACGAAAAATCACatacttaaaattttagatcgatgcacttaagtttcaacaactactgtaccttaagcacaaaaatcacgcacgtTAAGAATGaaaacgacgcaccttaagaagaaaaatcatgcaccttaagtttgacccatataaaaaatgatcaaattgccatcgcatttttttaaactttgttAATTCTGAACGTTGATTTTGACAAAATCAATGACTTTCCTCTCACCACACTTGAGCATCCCAACTGCATTTgaagtgtattatatatatatatatatatatatatatatgacagggtcaattttataaatattagtatatatataatggaatcAACTTAAGGATTCCATACATATATTTCTTTAGtgtaacaaaactaattagacCAAATCTATTCTTTTTGCAAACTAACaccaataactcaattgcacatgagacactaccaacaaaaaagaagcaGACAAgcaatgaatataaagacaatgacaaatATATCTAAAAGCGAATTAGCATAACTAACTTAGAGTAATtccaaccaaaagtagtatttactATCTAATTCAATCCCAACTATaataagtatttagataatttttttagaaaagttcaaattaaacattaatgttTTTGCCAACTATAAATGAgtttctcctatataatattatattgatgatatactttgaattactatATGTTTGAAGTATAAATTTAAAGCCTTTCACCATTTTTGAGACAAGTGGAAAGGTTAAATAATGAGATTACTCTCAATTGGTCTATTTGTTCGTAAATactctttcattttttacttttcaatGTGACAAATAAGAATAAACTACTTTCAATCATATAAGTagctaaaaaaatattcacaagaatttaaaagtaaaagtagaagttaaaagagtaaaaaaaataaaaatctacaGCAGTATCTCCCTTAGCTACAACTATCCCcatccctaaaaaaaaaaaaaaaaaaaaaaaaaaaaaaaaaaaaaaaaNNNNNNNNNNNNNNNNNNNNNNNNNNNNNNNNNNNNNNNNNNNNNNNNNNNNNNNNNNNNNNNNNNNNNNNNNNNNNNNcccaaaaaaaaaaaaaaaaaaaaaaaaaaaaaaaaaaaaactaccccTTTGCCTGTAAAATAATAGTgaccttgtatgtatatattatatatagagaaAAATAATGCAGCGATTATACATACACAttgtttgtttgtgtgtgtCAGCTTCAGCTTTTGTGTTAAGCGGAGGAGGATTAGTTGCAGAAGAATGACGGTGAAAGATCAGAAAGGCGGCGACCGGAAGATGTTTGTGGGCGTCGTATGGAACTGCGCGGCTGAGTTGAAGCTTTTACTCACAGCtctcctcttcctcttctgcATCATCACCCTTCTTCAGTTCATTCCTTCTCCCCTCACTCTCTCCACCGCCGATCTCCGCAACTGCCTCTCCAAACCCGTCGCCCATCCCGCCGCCGCCCTACCGCTCTTCAATGCCGCCTCGCTTCCGCCGCCTCTGCAGCGAGACAGAGCCCTGGAGAACGGCGCCGTCAAACGGGGCTTCACCGCCATTGGCTCCGCCGCCTACAACTTCATTCTCATGTCGGCATACCGGGGCGGATATAATACGTTTGCGGTTATGGGTTTAGCCTCGAAGCCTCTCCATGTTTTTGGAACGCCGAGCTACCGGTGCGAGTGGGTCCCCGCGGGGGAATCTAAAGATTCCGTTTTTGTCCCCGGCCAGAGAATCCTCCCGGATTGGGGATACGGCCGTGTGTACACTGTCGTGGTGGTGAATTGCACATTCCCTGTTCCCGTCGGCGAAAACGGCGGGAAGCTCCTAATCCACGCCGCCGCCAACGGCGGCGGCGACACCAATTTCAACCTCACCGATACATTCGAGGCCTTAATCGAATCCCCCGGAGATTTCGCGGATTTTAGGTCTGTTCTCAAGTCTCCGCCCAAATACGACTATTTGTACTGTGGATCGCCCATCTACGGCAATTTGAGTCCACAGAGGATCCGAGAATGGGTGGCCTACCACGTCAGATTATTCGGCGAGAAGTCGCATTTCGTGATCTACGACGCCGGCGGTGCGCACCCGGCGGTAATGGAGGTTCTCAAGCCGTGGATGGAGAAAGGCTATATCACATTACAAGACGTTAAAGAGGAAGAGCGATTCGATGGATATTACCACAACCAATTCCTAATCGTAAACGATTGCCTTCATAAATACAAATTCCAGGCCAAATGGATGTTCTTCTTCGACGTGGATGAATTCATCTTCATCCCCAAGAAAAACACGCTCAAATCCGTCCTGGATTCCCTCTCCCCCTTCACCCAATTCACGATCGAGCAAATGCCGATGTCCAACAAGCTCTGCCTCAAGGAAGACGCCGGGAAAACCGCCCGGAAATGGGGGTTCGAGAAGCTGGTGTTTAAGGACTCCAAGACCGGGATCCGGCGAGACCGGAAGTACGCCGTGCAGCCGAGGAATGTGTTCGCCACTGGGGTCCACATGTCGGAGAACGCCGCCGGGAACACCACCCACAAGACGGAGGGGCGCATCATGTATTACCATTACCACGGCACCATCGCCCAGCGCCGGGAGCCCTGCCGGCAGCTGGTCAACGACACGCGTCTCGCCGTTGACGGAATCTCCTACGTTGTGGACCCCACGATGCGTGACGTCGCCGGAGCCGTGAAAAGATTCGAACTCAAGACCATCGGATCCGTGCTACAAAGAACTcgccaataataataaaaatcataattaaattatataatgttAATAATTAGTGcagtaattaaaattattatctttgttttttttttccccttctttttctttttaaacatcTTTGTTTCAGTTTCATGCACTCCAATTCCATTTACATCTTCCATTACTCGTATTTATTAGAGtatcatcacattttttttcgattacttttaaaataaatataatataatataagtgGGTATAGATTAATAGATAAGCAGTAGTCATGGGCAAATTACAATactgtgtgaaccataataaaagtatatttttaatttaatatattaaaaatgaatgtacataatacaaaataatgtattccttaacatttttaatatactaaaagtatattatttatgtactaaatgtacatcatttgatagtatgatccacacagttatgtggaCTATGATcagatccacacaataatgatagGCCGTCATGAGCTCACAACCTtgtcttttaattattattattataataataaaaataatctaGGATATTTTATGTATTCTTTGTCTATTTTAATAATTGTGCATCTTATatttcctgtttttttttttaaaatataatttcatcatttatttatttggttgcTAGCTGGATTGATTTATGTTGTCGGTGACAATGGCTACCAACCCTCATCATTTCTTACCATTCCCCACAATAAAGACTAAAGTTTATTGGTTAAAGAGGGCCACTtcatattctttaatttctagAAAATTTACTGTGGTTTATGAGTTATGACCATCATGTCCACGctgtattaaatatataataaattatataaattattaaatggtaTCATATATGCTATTCACAATAATACAATATGTTGGGTCAAAATAGGTTGCCTACACAGGATTAGCTTACTAATTTAGTAAGTACTATTTAGAAGAAGAGATTAATGTAGTGAGGATTATGTCCAAAGTGAACGTATCTCTTGTGCACATTAGCATTTGGTCTTGTCTGTTGAACTTgtgagtcaccgtgatttacatcctctcaagTGCTCTCTCAAGTTGAAGTGTGGGAGTTCTTGggattggagattcaaccttttgggagaagaatatGTTGGGTCATGGtgaaaataaattgtattaacGTGAGAATCAAAGTTGAATTTCATTTGAGTCATGGATTGTTTAATCTTTGTTCTTATGTATATCTTGGGTTGCCAAATACCTTGTGGTTAAGCGGCAAACGGTGtacactctcatatggaagggAATGCATTCGAGCCTCATTGGAGGCAGCTTCAGCTAGAACTCAAAAAATGTATATCTTGGGTTTAATTATGTGTTTTGTAAATTcaaaagggatttttttttaattataaatatatttattattaagtgTGAATATTATgaggtaaatttttttaaaaaaatattattttcctaaaATCAATGTTAATGTTTGCAATAACCTcagaagaaaaaagaaggaaaaaagtgGATATTTATATGGCAGttatataagtaaatatataacatgtatatgtgtctgtgttgtatttttttgtgtcttatgttatgaaattttataccttacaaatataaattatgtaccttattgCTTCAATCCAGGGTCTATAATGCTATGTGCATCCAATGTTATAAATTGCCCATTACTAGTCACTACTACTAAAGAAATTCTGAATAATCTATTAGAGATTTGGACTATCCAAAattggaaaataataaataaattccaAGTGTTGACCTCTCTGCACGCATAGGTACTCATAATTAGTTGGAACTTTAGACCCTCCAAAAATCTACAAATACtctataaataaaacaaagaataatatttgtctttattattcttttttacttttcaattttacaagtgtttttttttatatttatatttttctttaatcgctttttctttttagaaaattGTTGAATCGTTGAATGATTGAATATTCTTTGTGTAAGGTAGCCTGGTAGGTATATGGCTCATATACAACCGACAATATGGCTTTGATGCAATGGCAtccatatttttaaaagttgtttTATTGTATATATTGTTAATGTTTACAGTCAATTAAGTAACTAAAaatttacctacaaaatgaaaaatgcaataaaattaaatattcataaCTATTTGTATAGATCaatacaataacaacaacaacaacaacaacaaaaaaattgtttcaCAATAccctcaaaatatattatataacacCGACCAACTAAAGAGATCATATTATTTGAGacgttatattatattttgttatatatgttaTGACTTATATGtatgataaagtttgatagttCAAGAAGTTAATATCATTATACTATCATCTAAACAAATTATAATTCTCTATTTATAGATCAATTTGGGAAAGAGGTTGAAATTACAACTGAAAAATCGACTATATATTCTTAACAACTTTTTTTGACCACTAAAAAAATTGGAGTGCGGAAACATTTGATAGCAACGATGGACATGgttgttgaaaattttcaacaactatgtttttttttttgtttttttttttttatttactttcaaCTATTAGTGGTAAGAACGGTAAGATATTTAAGAACATCTTAAGTACatatccatttaaaatttttgacaaCTTTTATTGGTACAAACGTTACAAATCACTTTCGATCGGTGACCTCAAATAACAATGACTTTTTAATATTCAAAGTGATTAAAAATATGATTTCCAATTAGAAATCTTAAACTTTAAAGTCTCAAccatttttaatgtttaaaaatatacttttcttATACTTATATTTTGGATTACATATTATTGTGACACTACactatcattatcatcatcatcataataataataataataataataataataataataatattattattattatattatgcatGCGTATTAAACCAACGGGTGGCAAGATTTGTCGGTATGAAGACGAAAGCGACTATTGATATAATGATATGGCTGCAAGTCGGAAATTAAGATGATGCGTGTCGacagcaaattatgctatggactcagatgtttataatttaaaaattttatatttacaattttagaactctatatttataattttaaaactctatatttacaattttaaatcgcaatatacaaaattacattattcaatattcaccatttttgaattctatattcaaaattttgttatatagattcaaaaattgtgttatactattgaatataaagttatgaaattgtaaatatagagttataaaattgtgaacatatagttatgaaattgtgaatatagatttttataattgtgaatatagagttcaaaaattatgaatagtttaaaaattgtggacatagaattcaaaaactgtgaacatagagttttaaaattgtgaacatagagtactaaaattgtgaacatggatctaccttgcaaggtagacccgtgtctatggcataacaactgtcGTGTCGACATAGTCGTGTGTGTTGAGATAATATATAGCTTGTACATTGATGAATAAAATGAACCAACTATAAATAGAGTACATGTGAGAGGAACTAGCAGGAAGTTGTAACAAACCTAAACTACTTGAATACAAATAGGaatatataatagaaaatgTCAACTACTGCATATAGACTTAACACGCCCCCGCAAGATGGAGGATCTGTCGGAGACTCCAATCTTGGACCGAAAGAGCAGGAAGAGGTGACGCCCAAGTGGCTTGGTGAGTAAGTCAGCTAGCTGCCCTGAAGAAGGAATATGACGCACAACTAGCGAGCCATTGGCGA encodes:
- the LOC116026777 gene encoding galactan beta-1,4-galactosyltransferase GALS3-like; this translates as MTVKDQKGGDRKMFVGVVWNCAAELKLLLTALLFLFCIITLLQFIPSPLTLSTADLRNCLSKPVAHPAAALPLFNAASLPPPLQRDRALENGAVKRGFTAIGSAAYNFILMSAYRGGYNTFAVMGLASKPLHVFGTPSYRCEWVPAGESKDSVFVPGQRILPDWGYGRVYTVVVVNCTFPVPVGENGGKLLIHAAANGGGDTNFNLTDTFEALIESPGDFADFRSVLKSPPKYDYLYCGSPIYGNLSPQRIREWVAYHVRLFGEKSHFVIYDAGGAHPAVMEVLKPWMEKGYITLQDVKEEERFDGYYHNQFLIVNDCLHKYKFQAKWMFFFDVDEFIFIPKKNTLKSVLDSLSPFTQFTIEQMPMSNKLCLKEDAGKTARKWGFEKLVFKDSKTGIRRDRKYAVQPRNVFATGVHMSENAAGNTTHKTEGRIMYYHYHGTIAQRREPCRQLVNDTRLAVDGISYVVDPTMRDVAGAVKRFELKTIGSVLQRTRQ